In Phlebotomus papatasi isolate M1 chromosome 1, Ppap_2.1, whole genome shotgun sequence, the following proteins share a genomic window:
- the LOC129809454 gene encoding TP53-regulated inhibitor of apoptosis 1-like, which produces MNSIGENCNELKRTYDACFNSWFAEKFLKGSNDESQCEPLFKVYQQCVKTAMKEQKIEIGEIEADHLGSEKEYKPPPGSSSS; this is translated from the exons ATGAATAGTATAGGCGAAAATTGCAATGAATTAAAGCGGACATACGATGCCTGCTTCAATAGTTGGTTTGCTGAGAAGTTCTTGAAAGGGAGTAATGATGAATCCCAATGTGAGCCCCTTTTCAAAGTCTACCAGCAGTGTGTCAAG ACGGCAATGAAGGAGCAGAAGATTGAGATTGGAGAAATTGAGGCTGACCATTTAGGATCGGAAAAGGAGTATAAACCGCCTCCAGGAAGTTCCTCAAGTTGA
- the LOC129809438 gene encoding solute carrier family 52, riboflavin transporter, member 3-A — translation MRFASYKSFLRDRKVLVDCLAILFGIGSWIGINSTFVQFPLLVAAAPEGWDLPSYIVVIIQLGNLGPLTYTLFQKYSPKKLLDANVIYGILAVGCAAALAMCFIYDVTAIIGGVERSVWLFVVVFFLAIVGCSSSVLFMPYMGRFREIYLITYLIGEGLSGFLPSILALIQGVGGNAECVLRNNTEGQPEYELYTPPPRFETEHFFAFVTTFMAVSLGAFILLENLRICRNEYVAVKIEKGNKYTYDESSKINESGEQLTAHEDSQVTNLSITSYRILLILMAIICMFGNGIFPSIQSYSCLPYGNIAYHLTVTLSSIANPLACFLAVFLPHTSIRLITILSSIATAIGIYAVTTAVMSPAPPLFGNVWGEVLVVMSWTILNGLISYMKLSITSIFRFQGGKSLVWVGGVSQIGSFTGAILAFVLINNVGLFVSYSPTCPAVP, via the exons ATGAGATTCGCGTCGTACAAATCTTTCTTACGCGACCGGAAGGTTCTCGTAGACTGTTTAGCAATTTTATTTGGGATCGGTTCATGGATTGGTATCAATTCTACATTTGTCCAATTTCCTCTGCTCGTAGCAGCTGCGCCTGAAGGATGGGATCTACCCTCGTACATTGTGGTGATTATACAATTGGGAAATCTCGGTCCACTCACCTACACACTCTTTCAAAAGTACTCTCCTAAGAAGCTTCTGGACGCAAATGTGATATATGGAATTCTGGCAGTAGGATGTGCAGCTGCTCTGGCAATGTGCTTTATCTATGATGTAACGGCCATTATTGGAGGTGTGGAGAGGAGTGTTTGGCTATTTGTTGTGGTATTTTTTCTGGCCATAGTGGGATGTTCCAGTTCAGTTCTCTTTATGCCCTACATGGGACGCTTCAGGGAGATCTATCTCATCACCTATCTTATCGGTGAGGGTCTCAGTGGCTTTCTTCCCAGCATATTGGCTCTGATTCAGGGAGTTGGTGGCAATGCTGAATGCGTTTTGAGGAATAATACCGAAGGACAACCAGAGTATGAGTTATATACTCCACCACCACGTTTCGAAACTGAACACTTTTTTGCCTTCGTGACTACATTTATGGCTGTAAGCTTAGGTGCTTTTATCCTTTTGGAAAATCTCAGAATATGCCGAAATGAATATGTGGCAGTAAAAATTGAGAAGGGCAATAAGTACACGTACGACGAATCATCTAAAATTAATGAAAGTGGAGAACAATTGACCGCCCATGAAGATTCTCAGGTGACTAATCTATCCATCACCTCATACAGAATCCTATTGATCCTTATGGCTATTATCTGCATGTTTGGTAATGGGATTTTCCCCAGCATTCAATCATACTCATGCCTTCCGTATGGCAATATTGCCTATCATTTAACCGTGACCCTGAGCTCAATAGCCAATCCACTAGCTTGCTTCTTGGCTGTGTTCCTGCCCCACACTTCAATCCGTCTGATAACTATTCTCAGCTCAATTGCAACAGCAATTGGAATTTATGCTGTCACCACAGCTGTGATGAGTCCAGCCCCACCGCTCTTTGGTAATGTTTGGGGAGAGGTATTAGTG GTGATGTCCTGGACAATCCTTAATGGTCTCATTAGCTACATGAAATTGTCCATAACTTCAATTTTCCGATTCCAAGGAGGAAAATCGCTCGTTTGGGTTGGGGGTGTTTCTCAAATTGGATCATTTACTGGAGCAATTCTTGCTTTTGTACTTATCAACAATGTTGGGCTCTTTGTGTCCTATTCACCCACCTGTCCGGCAGTTCCATAG
- the LOC129809447 gene encoding replication protein A 32 kDa subunit, producing the protein MDESFTGGGFSTTQGGSGTASAESKEGVAPLVIKQILQLGDDGIKIFGFSYGVISLVAIVRSVEHTSTRIMYKLEDHTGSIDALLWLEDGKTETKEPIEMNTYVQVYGMARSHNGSKVIMLFKIMPIKNANAITTHLLEVMHARFQAEQFLRMIQNGADTTSSTKDFMDVDTSSSNLANGLKGKQLLVYQAIKNHGTDEGISLQQIHQKFKHIPLPEIRQITEAMSLEGHIYSSIDTEHFLPTE; encoded by the exons ATGGATGAGAGCT TCACTGGAGGTGGATTTTCGACGACTCAGGGAGGAAGCGGCACTGCTTCAGCAGAGAGCAAAGAGGGGGTTGCTCCCCTGGTCATCAAACAGATTCTTCAGCTGGGAGATGATGGAATCAAGATCTTTGGTTTTTCATATGGCGTCATATCTCTTGTGGCCATTGTGAGGAGCGTGGAGCATACATCTACCCGAATTATGTATAAACTTGAGGATCACACGGGATCAATAGATGCCCTTTTGTGGCTGGAGGATGGAAAGACAGAAACCAAGGAGCCAATTGAAATGAACACATATGTACAGGTGTATGGAATGGCCAGGAGTCACAATGGCTCCAAGGTTATCATGCTCTTCAAGATTATGCCAatcaaaaatgcaaatgcaattacTACGCATCTCTTGGAAGTGATGCATGCAAGGTTCCAGGCAGAACAGTTTCTCAGGATGATTCAGAATGGAGCTGACACTACTTCCTCCACAAAGGACTTCATGGATGTTGACACATCATCTTCGAACTTGGCAAATGGTCTCAAAGGAAAGCAACTACTTGTCTATCAGGCCATCAAGAACCATGGTACAGACGAAGGCATCAGTCTGCAGCAGATTCATCAAAAATTCAAGCACATTCCCCTCCCGGAGATCCG TCAAATCACTGAAGCGATGTCTCTTGAGGGACACATCTACTCGAGCATCGATACTGAGCATTTTCTCCCAACTGAATAA
- the LOC129809443 gene encoding complement component 1 Q subcomponent-binding protein, mitochondrial: MNNLVRSAFRIAPLRSIVSPMRSTLGKREFTRTLWHMSRKPEDFIASKALVQHNPSLGCTCGCGAKFIHTKGERELVEFLTEEIVAEKKAQKVKSIPTTVEGFKVKINGPEVELTKESDKETIKISFNVNHTVDTDEEAEIDPTMDKPNLAEMKSKPQFEVDIVKGNQTLSFTCSFLQNQGEEAEGYNDIFGIDEIVLYDGEWTENNYAVAGDVLDGYLYDLLMNLLEEKGISNEFVDKLSEFSTIYEHSQYISLLERLSKFTIGK; this comes from the exons ATGAATAATCTTGTAAGGTCAGCATTTAGAATTGCCCCTTTGAGGAGCATAGTGTCACCCATGCGATCAACACTCGGTAAGAGAGAATTTACAAGAACTCTCTGGCACATGTCGAGGAAGCCGGAAGATTTTATTGCCAGTAAAGCCCTTGTCCAGCATAATCCCAGTCTTGGATGTACCTGTGGCTGTGGTGCCAAGTTCATTCACACTAAAG GGGAAAGAGAGCTCGTAGAATTTTTAACTGAAGAAATTGTGGCTGAAAAGAAGGCGCAGAAAGTTAAATCAATTCCTACAACTGTTGAAGGTTTCAAGGTAAAGATCAATGGACCAGAAGTGGAGCTGACAAAGGAATCTGATAAGGAAAC GATCAAAATATCCTTCAATGTCAACCATACAGTAGACACTGATGAGGAAGCTGAAATTGATCCCACGATGGACAAGCCCAATCTGGCCGAGATGAAAAGCAAACCCCAATTTGAGGTGGATATTGTAAAGGGAAATCAGACTCTTTCATTCACATGTTCTTTCCTGCAAAATCAAGGAGAAGAAGCTGAAGGATACA ATGATATTTTTGGAATTGATGAGATTGTTCTGTACGACGGAGAGTGGACAGAAAATAATTATGCTGTGGCAGGAGATGTCTTGGATGGATATTTGTATGATCTCCTGATGAATCTCCTCGAGGAGAAGGGTATTAGCAACGAATTCGTTGACAAACTGTCCGAATTCAGCACAATCTACGAACACTCCCAGTACATCTCTCTCCTGGAGAGGCTCTCGAAATTCACAATTGGAAAATAG